In one window of Dokdonia sp. PRO95 DNA:
- a CDS encoding ATP-dependent helicase has translation MFENKKTAIIDSYNTKQREAITFDGKHLLLLAGAGTGKTKTIVGRAEYLIKSGVRSEKIQILTFTKRAASEIVERVKAGLPAGTSGAINGSTFHSWCNQLIVKFPNLFGAASFTVIDPDDQLSLMKMACGNASEEYGKVRIKPQQILDIFSFARNTRSNLTDTIRKLLYKGKDDPQVTEDIATLRPQLEHLIKEYQLQKKRQQYLDYDDLLLVIANRLNKDEKAREILASSYEHILIDEMQDTNPLQWFLLKPFEHICHLFCVGDDAQSIYSFRGADFKNVHLFKERVADATVKVLDKNYRSTQEILDISNWLLEKSPVQYNKKLISSRGPGKVPVILNVNNQFEEANYIANKILEAFSSGGSSFSDFLILSRSQYYTRPLQAVFLQKKIPYQTFGGRKFLEAAHIKDLVAVLRVINNPLDEIAWIRFFTFIHGIGAVKATSYMTEVMQIAPEDIRPDTFTSIISGTEGEKVSKFYKTVFDNKGNVKQAIKELYNAMEFDLAMKYSKDWTEKRKGDFPVLEMLSENYATLGAFISEGILDNAAHVSGQNTLEGSKLTTTDHQDHVTISTVHSAKGLEADVCFVLNVSPKSYPSSYSLGNLDEVEEDRRVLYVALTRAKNELIITRATESINAFHHKTDTQEELGENSAYFLEELPDHLATQTSPKSTFTAHKDTAVKNDIDLDLGMDFS, from the coding sequence ATCTTTGAAAATAAAAAAACTGCTATTATAGATTCATATAACACTAAGCAACGTGAGGCCATTACTTTTGATGGTAAACACTTACTCCTACTTGCAGGAGCAGGTACTGGTAAAACTAAAACTATTGTAGGTAGAGCGGAGTATCTCATTAAATCTGGCGTGCGTTCAGAAAAGATACAGATACTCACATTTACAAAGAGAGCTGCGAGCGAGATTGTAGAGCGTGTAAAAGCAGGGTTACCTGCTGGTACAAGCGGCGCGATTAATGGTAGCACCTTTCATAGCTGGTGTAACCAGCTTATTGTGAAGTTCCCAAATCTCTTTGGTGCGGCAAGTTTTACGGTAATTGATCCCGATGATCAGTTAAGTTTGATGAAAATGGCATGCGGTAATGCCAGTGAGGAATATGGAAAAGTAAGAATCAAGCCGCAGCAAATTCTCGATATCTTCTCCTTTGCACGTAACACAAGAAGTAATCTCACAGATACCATACGTAAGTTGCTTTATAAGGGAAAAGATGATCCCCAAGTAACCGAAGATATCGCCACACTGCGACCACAACTTGAGCATCTTATTAAAGAGTACCAGCTACAAAAGAAGAGACAGCAGTACCTTGATTATGACGATTTACTGCTTGTTATAGCAAATAGATTGAATAAAGATGAAAAAGCAAGAGAGATTCTGGCTTCCTCCTACGAGCATATTTTGATTGATGAGATGCAGGATACTAATCCGCTGCAATGGTTTTTATTAAAGCCTTTTGAGCATATCTGTCATCTCTTTTGCGTGGGAGATGATGCCCAATCTATTTACAGTTTCCGTGGCGCAGATTTTAAGAATGTTCACTTATTTAAGGAACGCGTAGCAGATGCGACGGTAAAAGTGCTGGACAAAAATTATCGTTCTACACAGGAGATTCTTGATATCTCAAATTGGTTACTAGAAAAATCACCTGTACAGTACAATAAAAAATTAATCTCAAGCAGAGGACCTGGGAAAGTGCCTGTGATTTTGAATGTGAATAACCAATTTGAAGAAGCAAATTATATAGCCAATAAAATTCTAGAAGCCTTTTCTAGTGGCGGAAGCTCCTTTTCTGATTTTCTAATCTTAAGCAGATCGCAATACTACACAAGACCACTGCAAGCCGTGTTTCTGCAAAAGAAGATTCCTTATCAAACCTTCGGCGGACGGAAGTTTCTTGAAGCTGCTCACATAAAAGATTTAGTAGCGGTATTGAGAGTGATTAATAATCCGCTAGATGAGATTGCGTGGATTCGCTTTTTTACTTTTATTCACGGTATTGGCGCTGTAAAAGCAACGTCTTATATGACGGAGGTGATGCAAATCGCACCAGAAGATATAAGACCAGATACCTTCACCTCTATCATCTCTGGAACCGAAGGAGAAAAAGTATCTAAGTTTTACAAAACAGTTTTTGATAATAAAGGAAATGTAAAACAAGCCATCAAAGAATTGTACAACGCTATGGAGTTTGATCTTGCTATGAAGTACAGCAAAGACTGGACAGAAAAGCGCAAAGGAGATTTTCCTGTACTAGAAATGCTTTCTGAAAACTATGCGACGCTTGGTGCTTTTATCTCAGAAGGGATTCTAGATAATGCTGCACATGTTTCAGGTCAAAACACTTTAGAAGGCAGTAAATTAACTACTACAGATCATCAAGATCACGTCACCATCTCTACCGTACACTCGGCTAAGGGTCTTGAAGCAGACGTTTGTTTTGTTCTTAATGTATCACCTAAGTCCTACCCTTCCTCCTACAGTCTAGGGAATCTAGATGAAGTAGAAGAAGATAGACGTGTGCTATATGTAGCGCTCACCAGAGCAAAAAATGAACTCATTATCACAAGAGCTACGGAATCCATTAACGCCTTTCATCATAAAACAGATACGCAAGAAGAACTAGGAGAAAATAGCGCCTACTTTCTAGAGGAACTTCCAGATCATCTTGCTACTCAAACTTCCCCAAAATCTACATTTACAGCTCATAAAGATACTGCTGTAAAAAATGATATTGACTTAGATTTGGGAATGGATTTTAGCTAA
- a CDS encoding GIY-YIG nuclease family protein → MDFILHFNILRRAFLDLQTNSNNLKIASAIAFSVVVFDDEEELYYHESLIKPLQVLSPDQEFTYGITNKALRKAPSFIDIASLLIENLEDCEIAYFDNFSQQLLRKCFREIGYPLGKSSLIFNGTSSRKSSSAAQLSFEETAAVHSVEYDSSKPGMNARGLAQLFQIKAGVDDNENYAFAKAGNNTIATTSLYDHLPKTSGVYYFRNVNNEVIYVGKAVNLKKRVISHFKSRLVFEKTLCKETVAVEYVETGNELIALLKESAEIKQLTPIYNSQQIETNNPWIVESKIDAKGILRIVPTEKNYTDSCHTVSFNRNSVIQQLKLLQIMHALCPRFMGVERTAGSCSSKACKGVCRGEEPKEIYNARVYKALETLTSKEETYYLDLIGRTSNERSFVLVVDGIYMGYGYITNQETVNTIEDLEAYLIPQEHTYYTSRSILTHLKKRGVIKNFLR, encoded by the coding sequence TTGGATTTTATCCTACACTTCAATATATTGAGAAGAGCCTTCTTAGATCTACAAACTAACAGCAATAATTTAAAAATAGCGAGCGCTATTGCATTTTCTGTGGTCGTTTTTGATGATGAAGAGGAGCTGTATTATCATGAAAGCCTTATTAAACCGCTTCAAGTACTATCTCCAGATCAGGAATTCACTTACGGAATCACAAATAAAGCACTTAGAAAAGCGCCGTCTTTTATAGATATCGCGAGTTTACTCATCGAGAATTTAGAGGATTGTGAGATTGCATATTTTGATAATTTCTCACAGCAGTTGTTACGCAAGTGTTTTAGGGAGATTGGCTATCCACTAGGGAAGTCATCTCTTATTTTTAATGGGACTTCCTCCAGAAAGAGTAGCAGCGCTGCACAACTATCTTTTGAGGAAACTGCAGCTGTTCATTCGGTGGAATATGATTCTTCTAAGCCCGGTATGAATGCTAGAGGACTGGCTCAATTGTTTCAAATTAAGGCTGGTGTAGATGATAATGAGAATTACGCTTTCGCGAAAGCGGGAAATAACACCATCGCTACCACAAGCCTATATGACCATTTACCTAAAACAAGTGGCGTGTACTACTTTAGGAATGTAAACAACGAGGTGATTTATGTAGGAAAAGCAGTCAACTTAAAAAAGCGAGTGATTTCGCATTTTAAGAGCAGGTTAGTTTTTGAAAAGACCCTATGCAAGGAAACCGTCGCTGTAGAATATGTAGAAACTGGAAACGAATTAATTGCTTTACTCAAAGAGTCGGCAGAGATTAAACAGTTGACACCGATTTATAATTCGCAACAGATAGAGACCAACAACCCTTGGATTGTGGAATCTAAAATAGATGCCAAAGGAATCTTGAGAATTGTACCCACAGAAAAGAACTACACAGACTCCTGTCATACCGTTTCTTTTAATAGGAATTCTGTAATCCAGCAACTCAAACTATTACAAATAATGCATGCGCTATGTCCAAGATTTATGGGTGTAGAACGTACTGCTGGTTCTTGCTCTAGCAAAGCTTGTAAAGGCGTATGTAGGGGAGAAGAACCCAAGGAAATATACAATGCAAGAGTGTATAAAGCGCTGGAAACTCTCACAAGCAAAGAAGAAACCTATTACCTAGATCTCATAGGAAGAACCAGCAACGAGCGATCATTTGTGCTTGTGGTAGACGGGATTTATATGGGATATGGATATATTACAAATCAAGAGACGGTAAATACCATAGAAGACCTTGAGGCGTATCTTATTCCTCAAGAACACACCTATTATACGAGCAGGAGTATCCTTACTCACCTTAAAAAACGCGGAGTTATTAAAAATTTCTTAAGATAG
- a CDS encoding PA2169 family four-helix-bundle protein — translation MKQTTAEAAREQSHIDIVNNLQSILEKNYDAEEGYKEAMLKADNSYLKDYLKNKAATRATFATEISDIILKLNETPKASGSTTGSIHRTWMNIKDAFSSNSDEGILEECIRGDKASIDEYNEVMENQAFPVEITSVLTNQLLQVKKSVNDIKKIEDLF, via the coding sequence ATGAAACAGACAACAGCAGAAGCAGCAAGAGAACAATCTCACATAGATATCGTAAATAATTTACAAAGTATTCTAGAGAAGAATTACGATGCAGAAGAAGGATATAAAGAAGCAATGCTCAAGGCAGATAATAGCTACTTAAAAGACTACCTCAAAAATAAAGCAGCAACAAGAGCAACATTTGCCACAGAGATCAGTGATATTATTTTAAAGCTCAATGAAACTCCAAAAGCTTCTGGAAGTACTACAGGAAGTATACACAGAACATGGATGAATATTAAGGATGCCTTTAGCTCAAACTCAGACGAGGGAATCTTAGAAGAGTGTATCCGTGGAGATAAAGCGAGTATAGATGAGTATAATGAGGTGATGGAAAACCAAGCATTTCCAGTTGAAATTACAAGCGTACTTACAAATCAATTGCTACAGGTAAAAAAATCTGTAAATGATATTAAGAAGATAGAAGACCTATTTTAA
- a CDS encoding BLUF domain-containing protein: MFGKFFKKISRSQKRFKTVCYISEHTSDLTHMEISALLKKSQKYNLAHGINGVLISASNRFFQILEGEEKDINALFERIQADARHTNIIKLFNAKVNRPFFSSYNSSFRVGLGSDEITEINKYLSITSNHPFEANVVGILNSMALSARIG; the protein is encoded by the coding sequence ATGTTTGGCAAATTTTTTAAAAAGATTAGTCGTTCCCAAAAGAGGTTCAAAACTGTGTGCTATATAAGCGAGCATACATCTGATTTAACTCATATGGAAATAAGTGCTCTTCTTAAGAAATCTCAAAAATACAATCTTGCTCACGGCATTAACGGTGTCCTTATAAGTGCGTCAAATAGATTTTTTCAAATCTTAGAAGGGGAAGAAAAGGATATTAATGCACTGTTTGAAAGAATACAAGCAGATGCTCGTCATACAAATATTATAAAGCTTTTCAATGCCAAGGTTAATCGGCCATTTTTCTCATCGTACAATAGTTCTTTTAGAGTAGGTCTAGGGAGTGATGAGATTACTGAGATAAATAAATACCTTTCGATTACTTCAAACCATCCCTTTGAAGCAAATGTTGTAGGTATTCTCAATTCTATGGCGCTATCTGCAAGAATAGGATAG
- a CDS encoding VOC family protein — MKAQAYLSFDGNCQEALNFYKGILGGEVVNRETWEGKETDIPEHYRNKLQHAELKGKGFHFMAYDAAPDTPLTSGNKVCMSLDFNDTSEAQSTFEALSAQGKINSPFQETSWNAHYGRCTDQFGVEWMVNAK; from the coding sequence ATGAAAGCACAAGCATATTTATCATTTGACGGAAATTGCCAAGAGGCATTAAATTTTTATAAAGGAATTCTAGGTGGAGAGGTAGTAAACCGCGAGACTTGGGAAGGAAAGGAAACAGATATTCCAGAACATTACCGCAACAAGTTGCAACACGCAGAACTTAAAGGAAAAGGATTTCACTTTATGGCGTATGATGCAGCACCAGATACACCGCTTACTTCAGGTAATAAGGTGTGTATGAGTCTAGATTTTAACGATACATCTGAGGCTCAATCTACATTTGAGGCGTTAAGCGCGCAAGGAAAAATTAATTCACCATTCCAAGAAACTAGTTGGAACGCTCATTATGGACGTTGCACAGACCAGTTTGGAGTAGAGTGGATGGTAAATGCCAAATAA
- a CDS encoding YetF domain-containing protein: protein MENWITASMPILGKVLISIIAIFTVMIIITRISGLRTFAKMSSFDFASTIAVGSVLASIILNPDQSLLKGGIALAGIIAFQTLFALLVRKSSFFKNLATNDPLLLMKDGKILYKNLEKSNVGEGDLIAKLREANVLDYSEVRAVVLESTGDMSVLHDDGDNKLNDSLLEGVRIC from the coding sequence ATGGAAAACTGGATAACCGCATCAATGCCCATTTTAGGTAAAGTATTAATATCAATAATAGCCATATTTACAGTGATGATTATCATCACGCGCATTTCTGGCTTACGCACATTTGCAAAGATGTCAAGTTTTGACTTTGCATCAACTATTGCTGTAGGTTCTGTACTTGCATCCATTATTCTCAACCCAGACCAATCACTTCTTAAAGGAGGAATCGCATTAGCGGGTATTATTGCTTTTCAAACTTTATTTGCCTTGCTAGTAAGAAAAAGTTCATTCTTTAAAAATCTTGCTACTAATGATCCATTGCTGTTGATGAAAGATGGTAAGATTCTTTATAAAAATTTAGAAAAATCAAACGTAGGTGAAGGAGACCTCATTGCAAAACTAAGAGAAGCAAACGTGCTTGACTACAGTGAGGTAAGAGCTGTTGTGCTAGAAAGCACAGGAGATATGTCTGTACTTCACGACGATGGAGATAACAAGTTAAATGATAGTCTTTTAGAAGGGGTGAGGATTTGCTAG
- a CDS encoding patatin-like phospholipase family protein: MNIGLSFSGGGIKGVAHLGVLKALSEHNIKPTHISGTSAGAIVGALYAAGHDWEKIYEFFKTTPVFSIKRFARRKPGFLDSALFHKDLSAYFIEDSFESLQLPLSITATTVLTGQLRTFDSGPLINPVIASASFPGIFTPIEIDDVHYFDGGVIDDFPIEPLVPQCDVIIGSYVNPLEAITMKNLKYSYQVLNRAYEINLHHRGLNKFKDCDLLICPEKLAKFGTFSMRSIPAIFEIGYEEASKQLENSTLFK, from the coding sequence ATGAATATAGGACTTTCCTTTTCTGGAGGTGGTATTAAAGGTGTTGCTCACCTAGGAGTGCTCAAAGCACTGTCTGAACATAACATTAAACCCACTCATATTTCTGGTACTAGTGCTGGAGCTATTGTAGGTGCGTTATATGCCGCTGGTCACGATTGGGAAAAAATATATGAGTTTTTTAAAACGACGCCTGTTTTCTCAATAAAGCGGTTTGCGAGAAGGAAACCAGGCTTTTTAGATTCTGCACTGTTTCACAAGGACTTATCGGCATATTTTATAGAAGATAGTTTTGAGTCTTTACAGCTTCCATTATCCATTACGGCTACTACGGTACTCACTGGACAACTGCGCACCTTTGACTCAGGCCCTTTAATAAATCCTGTTATTGCTTCGGCGTCTTTTCCGGGGATTTTCACTCCCATAGAGATAGACGACGTTCATTACTTTGATGGCGGTGTGATAGATGACTTCCCTATAGAACCTCTAGTTCCTCAATGTGATGTTATCATAGGTAGCTATGTAAATCCGCTCGAGGCAATAACTATGAAGAATCTAAAATATTCATACCAAGTTCTTAACAGGGCGTATGAGATTAATCTCCATCATAGAGGCCTCAATAAATTTAAGGATTGTGATTTGTTGATATGCCCAGAAAAGTTAGCCAAGTTTGGTACTTTCAGTATGCGTAGTATTCCTGCAATATTTGAGATAGGTTATGAAGAGGCGAGCAAACAGCTAGAAAATTCAACACTGTTCAAGTAG
- the upp gene encoding uracil phosphoribosyltransferase, whose translation MHIHDYSKDHSILNQFIYELRDHDIQKDTMRFRKNIERVGEILAYEMSKSLKFETKKVQTPLGEKEMNLPQQDIVLCSILRAGLPLHEGLLNYFDGAENAFISAYREHPNNDDEFEVIVSYLAAPSLEGKTLILIDPMLATGKTLKNVLEALKPHGTPAQIHIIAVIGSQEGVEYVQNEFPDNTHLWISAIDDKLNSKGYIIPGLGDAGDLSYGAKL comes from the coding sequence ATGCACATACACGATTACTCTAAAGACCATTCTATCCTCAATCAGTTTATTTATGAGTTGAGAGACCATGATATTCAGAAAGATACGATGCGCTTTAGAAAAAATATTGAACGTGTAGGAGAAATTCTAGCCTATGAAATGAGTAAATCATTAAAGTTTGAAACTAAGAAAGTACAAACTCCATTAGGCGAAAAGGAAATGAATTTACCACAACAAGACATTGTGTTGTGTTCTATATTACGTGCGGGATTACCATTACATGAAGGACTGCTCAATTATTTTGACGGTGCAGAAAATGCTTTTATATCTGCCTATAGAGAGCATCCTAATAATGATGATGAGTTTGAGGTAATCGTGAGCTACCTAGCTGCTCCTTCACTTGAAGGAAAGACATTGATTCTTATAGATCCCATGCTAGCAACAGGCAAGACCCTCAAAAATGTACTAGAGGCATTAAAACCTCATGGTACACCAGCACAGATTCATATAATAGCTGTAATAGGGTCTCAAGAAGGAGTTGAGTATGTACAAAATGAATTTCCAGACAACACCCACTTGTGGATTTCGGCTATTGATGATAAGCTTAACTCAAAAGGATATATTATTCCAGGCCTAGGTGATGCTGGTGATTTGAGTTATGGCGCAAAGTTGTAA
- a CDS encoding HPF/RaiA family ribosome-associated protein — MTITFQYVKIQESETLSAATVEHLNKLNKKYPELIRAQVYFKVENTSAAAHQICEIEISAPGPRIFATTTAVHFETAMKETIAELDKQLSKRKGILNTH; from the coding sequence ATGACAATTACATTTCAATACGTAAAAATTCAAGAGAGTGAAACGTTAAGTGCTGCTACGGTTGAGCACCTCAATAAACTCAATAAAAAGTACCCAGAACTTATAAGAGCTCAGGTTTACTTTAAGGTAGAAAATACTTCTGCAGCTGCCCACCAAATATGTGAGATAGAAATAAGTGCTCCTGGGCCTAGAATATTTGCCACTACGACTGCTGTACACTTTGAAACAGCAATGAAGGAAACCATCGCAGAACTAGATAAACAGCTCAGTAAGCGCAAAGGAATATTAAACACACACTAA
- a CDS encoding universal stress protein, whose protein sequence is MKKILVPVDFSAHSEYALETASAFAKAHNAEIILLHMLGLSDSILPKDESEGVNQAVFHMKLAEKQFKEFRNKPYMKGITVTENVQNHTVFQDINELATEQEVDLIVMGSHGVKGLREEFIGSNTERVVRSSSIPVLVVKEKMTSFIPKNVVFACDFKLENVNAYREAIPLFEEMEARIHLVYVNLPTDRFKSTKEIEETMTNFMHAAEFGTGLHQEDLVIVNGYTIESGLYEYAEKVGADALAMPTHGRKGLAHFFAGSVAENVANHAKLPVFTFKM, encoded by the coding sequence ATGAAAAAGATATTAGTACCTGTAGACTTTTCGGCGCATTCAGAATATGCACTTGAGACGGCTTCCGCTTTCGCGAAAGCGCACAACGCAGAGATTATATTGCTCCACATGTTAGGCTTATCAGATAGTATTCTTCCTAAGGATGAAAGCGAAGGAGTAAACCAAGCGGTGTTCCATATGAAACTTGCCGAAAAACAGTTTAAAGAGTTTAGAAACAAACCTTATATGAAAGGTATTACAGTCACAGAGAATGTCCAAAACCATACCGTTTTTCAGGATATTAATGAGCTGGCAACGGAACAAGAGGTAGATTTAATTGTAATGGGTTCGCATGGAGTCAAAGGACTTAGAGAAGAGTTTATTGGGTCAAATACTGAGAGAGTAGTGCGTAGCTCATCGATTCCTGTGCTAGTTGTCAAAGAAAAAATGACCTCATTTATACCTAAAAATGTTGTTTTTGCCTGTGATTTTAAATTAGAAAATGTTAATGCATATCGAGAAGCTATTCCACTATTTGAAGAGATGGAAGCTCGTATACATCTTGTATATGTAAACCTCCCTACAGATCGCTTTAAAAGCACCAAGGAGATAGAAGAAACTATGACAAATTTCATGCATGCAGCCGAGTTTGGGACAGGGTTACATCAAGAAGATCTCGTGATTGTAAATGGTTACACCATCGAAAGTGGTTTATATGAATATGCAGAAAAGGTGGGAGCAGATGCACTTGCAATGCCTACGCATGGGCGTAAGGGGCTTGCACATTTCTTTGCAGGGAGTGTAGCAGAAAATGTAGCAAACCATGCAAAACTTCCCGTATTTACATTTAAAATGTAG
- a CDS encoding DUF3298 domain-containing protein, which yields MKAYIFVLALLIIAGCKEPTEKLRIQPSKTKPQKEAGLLDPDSADSLYLTDKDIMEIQAKNQLSKKEALMKIPDDRTILKAVVESKKLHKETDDYLLDYTYPYLNETVDPKYKTFNAFMTESYLNVERTVNEILEDKELLCDTLSIKRYRDKRIIDFKLHANDRNLVSILLYKENYYSGMLHSTYMFDCLNYNVDKEEFIYFDDFFIAGAEKKVFDIINQTIYDQIHSGEMFYDCWEISDTDFKAYKNNFVINDNAIEFYFDDCIICPSYTGQYSVVIPLIEIMHLIERYQQPLLLASR from the coding sequence ATGAAAGCATACATCTTTGTCTTAGCGCTCTTAATTATTGCTGGTTGTAAAGAACCTACAGAAAAATTAAGAATACAACCCTCTAAAACCAAACCTCAAAAAGAGGCTGGATTACTAGACCCAGACTCTGCAGATTCTCTGTACCTCACAGATAAAGACATCATGGAAATACAGGCTAAAAATCAGCTTTCAAAAAAAGAAGCGTTGATGAAAATACCAGATGATCGCACGATTTTAAAAGCCGTCGTGGAGTCAAAAAAACTACATAAAGAGACAGATGATTATCTTCTAGATTACACCTATCCTTATCTTAATGAGACTGTAGACCCTAAATACAAGACATTTAACGCATTTATGACAGAGAGTTACTTAAATGTGGAGCGTACCGTAAATGAGATTCTCGAGGATAAAGAACTGCTATGCGATACCTTGAGTATTAAACGTTATAGAGATAAGCGAATTATAGATTTTAAACTGCATGCAAATGATAGAAATCTTGTAAGTATACTGCTCTACAAAGAAAATTATTACTCTGGTATGTTACACTCTACTTACATGTTTGACTGTCTTAATTACAATGTAGATAAGGAGGAGTTCATCTATTTTGACGACTTTTTTATCGCTGGAGCCGAGAAGAAAGTATTTGATATAATTAATCAAACCATTTACGACCAAATTCACTCTGGCGAAATGTTTTATGACTGCTGGGAAATATCTGATACCGACTTTAAAGCCTATAAAAATAACTTTGTAATTAACGATAACGCTATTGAGTTTTACTTTGATGACTGTATCATTTGCCCTTCATACACTGGCCAATATAGCGTTGTGATTCCGCTCATAGAAATTATGCATCTTATAGAACGCTATCAACAACCTTTACTACTAGCTTCAAGATAA
- a CDS encoding PAS domain S-box protein → MEFFEESIEEAFMILFEGASEGIVVVNEAQTIVATNQSARDIFGYEKKELEGKPLDTLIPMRFHKRHGGHFDKFMNHSDKREMGMGRDLYGQCKDGRQVPVEAGLNPFVLHNKNYVMALVTDITVRKNAEKELRQWANIFNESLNEIFIFDATSLKFINANLGAQENIGYTLDELTSMTPVDIKPEFTETQFRDYIAPLLNGVEKKLIFKTTHERKDGSHYPVEIHLQPSNADDTNTLVAIILDITERVHYTDKLEKTVVERTHQLEEALRTEIELNELKTKFLSLVSHEFKTPLSGILTSATLAGKYTKEEQQEKRVKHLTTIQNKVKYLNTIIDDFLSIERLETGKTNYAYTTFPLSKVLNEVIYDANMHLKDGQSIKYPTDADEYIIEFDEKIMELVLSNLLYNAIKYSSEGTIVDIQLKKMSSELEIKIIDQGIGIPEHEQKFIFNRYFRAENALLNAGTGIGLNIVKTHLENLGASISFTSELDKGSIFTVIIPTS, encoded by the coding sequence ATGGAATTTTTTGAAGAAAGTATTGAAGAAGCATTTATGATTCTCTTTGAGGGAGCGTCAGAAGGGATTGTAGTAGTAAATGAAGCCCAAACGATTGTGGCGACAAATCAATCTGCTCGTGATATTTTTGGTTATGAAAAAAAGGAGCTAGAAGGCAAGCCACTAGACACGCTTATCCCTATGCGCTTCCATAAGAGGCACGGTGGTCATTTTGACAAGTTTATGAATCACAGTGATAAGCGCGAGATGGGTATGGGGCGTGATTTATATGGCCAGTGCAAAGATGGACGGCAAGTTCCTGTAGAAGCGGGTCTCAATCCTTTTGTTTTACATAATAAGAATTATGTAATGGCGCTAGTAACAGATATTACCGTGCGTAAAAACGCAGAAAAGGAACTTAGACAATGGGCAAACATTTTTAATGAGTCGCTCAATGAGATTTTTATTTTTGATGCGACAAGTCTAAAGTTTATCAATGCAAATCTAGGAGCGCAAGAAAATATAGGGTACACCCTTGATGAGCTCACATCAATGACTCCTGTTGATATAAAGCCAGAGTTTACAGAAACTCAGTTTCGTGATTATATCGCTCCATTACTCAATGGAGTAGAGAAGAAGTTAATTTTTAAAACAACGCACGAGCGCAAGGATGGTAGTCATTACCCAGTAGAGATACATTTACAACCTTCAAACGCTGACGATACTAATACGCTTGTTGCAATTATACTTGATATTACAGAACGAGTACATTATACCGATAAATTAGAAAAAACGGTAGTAGAGCGTACACACCAACTAGAAGAGGCACTGCGCACGGAGATTGAGCTTAATGAGCTTAAAACTAAGTTTTTGTCATTAGTTTCTCACGAGTTTAAAACACCGCTAAGCGGTATTTTAACATCGGCTACACTAGCAGGAAAGTATACAAAAGAGGAGCAGCAAGAGAAAAGAGTAAAGCACTTAACAACCATACAGAATAAAGTAAAATACTTGAATACTATTATAGATGATTTTCTCTCTATAGAAAGACTCGAGACTGGAAAGACTAATTATGCTTACACAACGTTCCCTCTTAGTAAAGTGCTTAACGAAGTGATTTATGATGCAAATATGCATCTTAAAGATGGACAGAGTATAAAATACCCTACAGATGCAGATGAGTATATTATAGAGTTTGATGAAAAAATAATGGAGCTAGTACTTAGTAATTTACTTTACAATGCTATAAAATATTCATCTGAAGGAACTATTGTAGATATACAACTCAAAAAAATGTCTAGCGAACTTGAAATCAAGATTATTGATCAAGGGATAGGTATTCCAGAACATGAACAAAAATTCATTTTTAATCGATATTTTAGAGCAGAAAATGCGTTATTAAATGCAGGAACTGGTATAGGGCTCAATATTGTAAAAACGCATCTAGAAAACCTGGGAGCCTCCATAAGTTTTACTAGTGAGTTAGATAAAGGCTCTATATTTACAGTGATAATCCCAACTTCTTAA